In a single window of the Armatimonadota bacterium genome:
- the acnA gene encoding aconitate hydratase AcnA translates to MTRQVLRLDDRTLEYVPLAALEGRVAVGLERLPFTVKVLLENLLRHAGSGAFAAGHAARLAAWEPGRTLDGEFPFLPARVLLQDFTGVPVVVDLAAMRDAVQRLGGDPARVNPVVPADLVIDHSVQVDVYGTPLAFERNVALEYERNRERYMLLRWAQSAFDNLRVVPPGTGIVHQVNLEYLATVVGTRAADGALVAFPDTVVGTDSHTTMINGLGVLGWGVGGIEAEAVLLGQPIFLTRPEVVGVRLVGELAEGVTATDLVLTITQRLRSVGVVGKFVEFFGPGLRALSLPDRATIANMCPEYGATSALFPIDEETLAYLRLTGRPEPQVRLVEAYARAQGMFRTAGGPEPVFDQVVELDLATVEPSLAGPRRPQDRVPLAGSGPSFRAAFADRIAAPEGPSGASGTGVAVAERPPATQVRIGDRTAELTHGSVVIAAITSCTNTSNPEVMIAAGLLAKKAVERGLSVSPAVKTSLAPGSAVVSAYLQRAGLTRYLEALGFYTVGYGCTTCIGNSGPLPQPVAEAIQAQNLVAVAVLSGNRNFEGRIHPLVRASYLASPPLVVAFALAGTVNIDLTREPLGTDRAGRPVFLRDLWPRKEEIRAVIRSAVSAELFAERYREVFRGDETWRTLPVPTSTVYRWDPHSTYVQRPPFLEQVAATPGEPADIRGARVLVWLGDSVTTDHISPAGTFSRDTPAGRFLTERGVAPADFNTYGARRGAHDVLVRGTFANVRLRNRLAGGREGGWTTHLPSGEVLPVYDAAMHYRAEGTPLLVLAGREYGSGSSRDWAAKGPLLLGVRAVIAQSFERIHRANLVQMGILPLEFLPGEGPEALGLDGTETFDILGIAEGLRPGQKLTVRAVRADGAERTFQVLSRLDLPIEVEYYRHGGILPYVVRKLIG, encoded by the coding sequence GTGACGCGTCAGGTGCTTCGTCTCGACGATAGAACGCTCGAGTACGTCCCGCTCGCCGCCCTGGAGGGGCGGGTTGCGGTGGGGCTGGAGCGGCTGCCCTTCACCGTGAAGGTGCTGCTGGAGAACCTCCTGCGCCATGCCGGGAGCGGGGCGTTTGCGGCCGGGCACGCGGCGCGCCTGGCGGCTTGGGAGCCCGGCCGGACCCTGGACGGGGAGTTTCCCTTCCTGCCCGCGCGGGTGTTGCTGCAGGACTTCACCGGCGTACCGGTGGTGGTCGATCTGGCGGCGATGCGCGATGCCGTACAGCGTCTCGGCGGGGACCCGGCCCGGGTGAATCCGGTCGTCCCCGCCGACCTGGTCATCGACCACTCCGTCCAGGTGGACGTCTACGGCACACCGCTGGCCTTCGAGCGCAACGTGGCCCTGGAATACGAGCGGAATCGGGAGCGCTACATGCTGCTGCGGTGGGCGCAGAGCGCCTTCGACAACCTGCGCGTCGTCCCCCCCGGAACGGGCATCGTGCATCAGGTGAACCTGGAGTACCTGGCCACGGTCGTGGGGACCCGGGCCGCAGACGGTGCCCTCGTCGCATTCCCGGACACGGTCGTCGGGACGGACTCGCACACCACGATGATCAACGGCCTGGGGGTGCTGGGCTGGGGAGTCGGCGGCATCGAGGCCGAAGCCGTGCTGCTGGGCCAGCCGATCTTCCTCACCCGCCCCGAGGTGGTCGGCGTCCGGCTGGTCGGCGAGCTGGCCGAGGGGGTGACCGCCACCGATCTGGTGCTGACGATCACACAACGGCTGCGTTCGGTGGGCGTGGTGGGCAAGTTTGTGGAGTTCTTCGGGCCCGGCCTCCGCGCGCTGTCGCTGCCGGACCGGGCGACGATCGCCAACATGTGCCCGGAGTACGGGGCCACCAGCGCCCTCTTCCCCATCGACGAGGAGACGCTGGCCTACCTCCGGCTGACGGGGCGCCCCGAGCCGCAGGTGCGGCTCGTGGAAGCCTACGCCCGCGCCCAGGGGATGTTCCGCACAGCCGGAGGGCCTGAGCCCGTATTCGATCAGGTGGTCGAACTGGACCTGGCCACGGTCGAGCCGAGCCTGGCCGGCCCGCGGCGGCCCCAGGACCGCGTGCCGCTGGCCGGCAGCGGCCCGAGCTTTCGCGCCGCCTTCGCCGACCGGATCGCCGCCCCAGAAGGTCCCTCCGGCGCCTCCGGCACTGGCGTCGCCGTCGCCGAGCGTCCGCCGGCCACCCAGGTGCGCATCGGTGATCGCACCGCGGAACTCACGCACGGTTCTGTCGTGATCGCCGCGATCACCTCCTGCACGAACACCTCGAACCCGGAGGTGATGATCGCCGCGGGGCTGCTGGCGAAGAAGGCCGTGGAACGCGGCCTCTCGGTGAGTCCCGCCGTGAAGACGAGCCTGGCGCCGGGATCGGCGGTGGTCAGCGCCTACCTCCAGCGCGCCGGGCTGACGCGCTACCTGGAGGCGCTGGGCTTCTACACCGTCGGGTACGGCTGCACCACCTGCATCGGAAACAGCGGGCCGCTGCCGCAGCCTGTGGCCGAGGCCATCCAGGCCCAGAACCTGGTGGCCGTCGCCGTCCTGAGCGGCAACCGCAACTTCGAGGGACGGATTCATCCGCTGGTGCGCGCCAGCTACCTAGCCTCCCCGCCTCTGGTCGTGGCCTTCGCCCTGGCCGGAACGGTGAACATTGATCTGACCCGAGAGCCTCTCGGCACCGATCGTGCCGGCCGTCCGGTCTTCCTGCGCGACCTGTGGCCGCGGAAGGAGGAGATCCGCGCCGTGATCCGCAGCGCCGTGTCGGCGGAGTTGTTTGCGGAACGGTACCGCGAGGTGTTCCGGGGCGACGAGACCTGGCGGACGCTGCCGGTACCGACGAGTACCGTGTATCGGTGGGATCCCCACTCCACCTATGTGCAGCGTCCGCCGTTCCTCGAGCAGGTCGCCGCGACACCCGGCGAGCCCGCCGACATCCGCGGGGCGCGCGTGCTGGTCTGGCTCGGCGACTCGGTCACGACCGACCACATCTCTCCGGCCGGAACCTTCTCCCGAGACACGCCGGCCGGTCGCTTCCTCACCGAGCGCGGGGTGGCTCCCGCCGACTTCAACACCTACGGCGCGCGGCGCGGGGCCCACGACGTGCTGGTCCGCGGAACCTTCGCCAACGTCCGCCTGCGCAACCGCCTGGCCGGCGGCCGGGAGGGCGGGTGGACGACCCATCTCCCCTCGGGAGAGGTGCTGCCGGTCTACGACGCCGCGATGCACTACCGGGCGGAGGGAACGCCGCTGCTGGTGCTCGCCGGCAGGGAGTACGGCTCGGGCAGCTCACGCGACTGGGCGGCCAAGGGGCCGCTGCTGCTGGGTGTCCGCGCGGTGATCGCCCAGAGTTTCGAGCGCATTCACCGCGCCAACCTGGTGCAGATGGGCATCCTGCCCCTGGAGTTCCTGCCCGGCGAGGGACCGGAGGCCCTCGGCCTGGACGGCACCGAGACCTTCGATATCCTGGGGATCGCCGAAGGTCTGCGGCCCGGACAAAAACTCACGGTGCGCGCGGTGCGGGCCGACGGAGCGGAGCGCACCTTCCAGGTGCTCTCCCGCCTCGATCTCCCGATCGAGGTGGAATACTACCGGCACGGCGGCATCCTGCCCTACGTGGTGCGGAAGCTGATCGGGTAG
- a CDS encoding response regulator transcription factor, translating to MSAAQASPRPYRVLVADPHAAAREAIGMVLVGDQRFEVAGTAGTIEETIRLIRERRPDVLVVDPWLFGAAGLPGCLAAKKLNPNLVIIALLPGDLGDDYVKAARAMGADGVVPKNRVGRDLIAAIHAALDRSA from the coding sequence ATGTCCGCTGCGCAGGCATCTCCCCGACCGTATCGGGTCCTCGTCGCCGACCCGCATGCTGCGGCGCGCGAGGCCATCGGGATGGTCCTGGTCGGCGACCAACGGTTTGAAGTCGCCGGCACCGCGGGGACGATCGAGGAGACCATCCGCCTGATCCGCGAGCGCCGGCCGGACGTGCTGGTCGTCGACCCGTGGCTGTTCGGCGCCGCGGGACTGCCCGGCTGCCTCGCGGCGAAGAAACTCAATCCGAACCTCGTCATTATCGCCCTGCTGCCCGGCGACCTGGGGGACGACTACGTGAAGGCGGCCCGGGCCATGGGCGCCGACGGGGTCGTTCCCAAGAACCGCGTCGGCAGGGACCTCATCGCCGCGATTCACGCCGCGCTGGACCGGTCCGCGTAG
- a CDS encoding tryptophanase has translation MTIPPAEPYRIKVVEPIRWTTREERARLLAEAGWNLFRLRAEDVSIDLLTDSGTGAMSDRQWAALMMGDEAYAGSRSFYRLRETVEDLFGFPHVLPTHQGRGAEHILCILLVRPGQHVIGNMHFDTTRAHIEHRGGIADDLAVEAIHDPTARLPFKGDLDIARAEALIGDVGREQVAFLHMTVTCNSGGGQPVSLANLRAVRNLADRHGLPFFLDACRIAENAFFIKEQEPGYAGRSVASIIREICDLADGCTFSGKKDALVNIGGFLALRHPALYEQAAPWGVLFEGFPTYGGLAGRDLEAMAQGLREVTDEHYLAWRIGQVRWLGGQMLERGIPIVEPIGGHAVFLDALRFLPHLPRRQYPGQALACALYEDGGVRGVEIGAVMAGRDPRTGEERFPRLELVRLAVPRRVYTQSHLAVVAATAAATFARRETVRGLRIVSEPPALRHFLARFEPLPA, from the coding sequence GTGACGATTCCTCCCGCCGAACCCTACCGCATCAAGGTCGTCGAACCGATCCGGTGGACGACCCGGGAAGAGCGCGCCCGGCTGCTCGCGGAGGCCGGGTGGAACCTGTTCCGTCTGCGCGCCGAGGACGTCAGCATCGACCTCCTCACGGACAGCGGGACCGGCGCGATGAGCGACCGCCAGTGGGCGGCGCTGATGATGGGCGACGAAGCCTACGCCGGGAGCCGCTCCTTCTATCGTCTGCGCGAGACCGTGGAGGATCTCTTCGGCTTCCCCCACGTCCTGCCCACCCACCAGGGCCGCGGCGCGGAACACATCCTCTGCATTCTGTTGGTGCGTCCCGGCCAGCACGTCATCGGCAACATGCATTTCGACACCACCCGGGCCCACATCGAGCACCGCGGGGGGATCGCCGACGACCTGGCGGTGGAAGCCATCCACGACCCGACCGCCCGGCTCCCGTTCAAAGGCGACCTCGACATCGCCAGGGCCGAGGCCCTGATCGGCGACGTGGGGCGCGAGCAGGTGGCCTTCCTCCACATGACGGTGACCTGCAACAGCGGCGGCGGGCAGCCGGTCTCGCTGGCCAACCTGCGCGCGGTGCGGAATCTGGCCGACCGCCACGGGCTGCCGTTCTTCCTGGACGCCTGCCGGATCGCCGAGAACGCCTTCTTTATCAAGGAACAGGAGCCCGGATATGCCGGGCGGTCCGTGGCCTCGATCATCCGCGAAATCTGTGACCTGGCCGACGGATGCACCTTCAGCGGGAAGAAGGACGCGCTGGTCAACATCGGCGGCTTTCTCGCCCTTCGCCACCCCGCCCTCTACGAGCAGGCCGCGCCCTGGGGCGTTCTCTTCGAAGGCTTCCCCACCTATGGGGGGCTGGCCGGACGGGACCTGGAGGCGATGGCGCAGGGTCTCCGCGAGGTCACCGACGAGCACTATCTGGCCTGGCGCATCGGCCAGGTCCGGTGGCTGGGCGGGCAGATGCTGGAGCGCGGGATTCCCATCGTCGAGCCGATCGGCGGACACGCCGTCTTCCTGGACGCGCTGCGCTTCCTGCCCCACCTCCCGCGGCGGCAGTACCCCGGACAGGCCCTGGCCTGCGCGCTGTACGAAGACGGCGGGGTGCGTGGCGTCGAGATCGGCGCAGTCATGGCCGGCCGGGATCCGCGCACCGGGGAGGAGCGCTTCCCGCGCCTGGAACTGGTGCGCCTGGCCGTTCCCCGCCGCGTCTATACCCAGTCGCATTTGGCCGTCGTCGCCGCCACCGCCGCCGCGACTTTTGCCCGCCGCGAGACGGTGCGTGGGTTGCGGATCGTCTCCGAACCCCCCGCCCTGCGGCATTTCCTGGCCCGCTTCGAGCCGCTGCCGGCGTAG
- a CDS encoding spore germination protein GerW family protein produces MPTPRREKVGEERGRSMFLDELQKRFAEMQTRTGISAVFGEPISIDGRTVIPVASMRYAFGMGGGMGPARGEGDQVPGGGGGGGMARVEPIALVEVVDGKIKVQPIINVTRLAGLVAFLAAWAIFWGTRTARVMAARR; encoded by the coding sequence ATGCCGACGCCCAGGCGGGAGAAGGTGGGGGAGGAGAGGGGGAGGTCGATGTTTCTCGATGAGCTCCAGAAGCGGTTTGCGGAGATGCAGACCAGGACGGGCATCTCCGCCGTCTTCGGCGAGCCGATCTCCATCGACGGCCGCACCGTGATCCCCGTGGCCTCCATGCGCTATGCCTTCGGGATGGGCGGGGGCATGGGCCCCGCCAGGGGCGAGGGGGACCAGGTGCCCGGCGGCGGCGGGGGCGGAGGGATGGCGCGCGTCGAGCCGATTGCCCTGGTCGAGGTGGTCGACGGCAAGATCAAGGTGCAGCCCATCATCAACGTGACGCGGCTTGCGGGCCTCGTGGCCTTCCTGGCCGCCTGGGCCATCTTCTGGGGGACACGCACAGCGCGGGTGATGGCGGCGCGCCGGTGA
- the nifJ gene encoding pyruvate:ferredoxin (flavodoxin) oxidoreductase yields the protein MARRLITIDGNEAAASVAYRASEVIAIYPITPSSPMGELADEWAAHGRPNLWGIVPRVVEMQSEGGAAGAVHGALQAGALTTTFTASQGLLLMIPNLYKIAGELTAFAMHVSARTVATHALSIFGDHSDVMAARQTGFALLASGSVQEVHDLALIAHAATLAARVPFLHFFDGFRTSHEVAKIEELTDDDLRAMLDEALIRAHRERALSPERPVIRGTAQNPDTFFQAREAANPFYLAAPVIVQQTMDRLAELTGRQYHLFDYVGHPEAERVIVLMGSGAEVAHETVEWLTARGERVGVIKVRLYRPFSVSDFIGALPPSVQAIAVLDRTKEPGAPGEPLYQDVLTALGEAMADGGALPRMPRVIGGRYGLSSKEFTPAMVKAVFDQLACPQPKNHFTVGIVDDVTGTSLPYDREFSIEPDDVTRCVFYGLGADGTVGANKNSIKIIGEETPYYAQGYFVYDSKKAGAVTVSHLRFGPRPIRSSYLIAQANFVACHQWVFMDRIPVLETAAPGAVFLLNAPYGPDEVFDHLAREVQEEIIRKRLRVYVIDAAAVAKQTGMGGRINSIMQTAFFAISGVLPREEAIAKIKDAIRKTYGRKGEDVVRANFEAVDATLANLHEVPVPGAPTSTRTLPPIVSAEAPDFVQRVTAVMIARKGDLLPVSAFPPDGTWPTATSRWEKRNIADQIPVWDPQLCIQCNKCTLICPHAAIRAKVVEPALLAGAPPTLKSTPYRGPEFKGMHYLLQVAPEDCTGCSLCVEVCPVTDKKDPSHKAIDMQPQAPLRLAEAENFAFFMSLPDPDRTKVRSDVKGTQFLRPLFEFSGACAGCGETPYIKLLTQLYGDRLLIANATGCSSIYGGNLPTTPYTVDAFGRGPAWANSLFEDNAEFGFGFRLAVDMQAEQARRLLKTLAGQVGEPLVDAILNADQSTEAGIAAQRERVQILRRRLAALPDPEARRLELLADFLVRRSVWIIGGDGWAYDIGYGGLDHVLAMGQDVNILVLDTEVYSNTGGQQSKATPLGAAAKFAIAGKAIPKKDLALLAMTYGSVYVARVALGAKDLQTVQAFREADSFPGTSLIIAYSPCIEHGYDLRLGADHEKLAVESGYWPLLRYDPRRAERGLPPLQLDSPPPKVDLAEFLAQETRFQMVQRADPDRAQALLEAARREVRARYALYEQLAKAAPPRPAELAAAGGSGEA from the coding sequence ATGGCACGGCGGTTGATCACGATCGATGGAAACGAAGCGGCGGCCTCGGTGGCCTATCGGGCCAGCGAGGTCATCGCCATCTACCCCATCACGCCCTCCTCCCCCATGGGGGAACTCGCCGACGAGTGGGCGGCGCACGGGCGCCCCAACCTCTGGGGGATCGTCCCCCGGGTCGTGGAGATGCAGTCCGAGGGCGGCGCGGCGGGGGCGGTCCACGGCGCGCTGCAGGCCGGCGCCCTGACGACGACCTTCACCGCCAGTCAGGGTCTGCTCCTCATGATCCCCAATCTCTACAAAATTGCGGGGGAGTTGACCGCCTTCGCCATGCATGTCTCCGCGCGCACCGTGGCCACTCACGCCCTGTCCATCTTCGGCGACCACTCCGACGTCATGGCCGCGCGGCAGACCGGGTTCGCCCTGCTGGCCAGCGGCTCGGTGCAGGAGGTGCACGACCTGGCCCTGATCGCCCACGCCGCGACCCTGGCCGCGCGGGTCCCCTTCCTGCACTTCTTCGACGGCTTCCGGACCAGCCACGAGGTGGCGAAGATCGAGGAGCTCACCGACGACGACCTGCGGGCGATGCTGGACGAGGCCCTGATCCGGGCCCATCGCGAGCGGGCGCTCTCGCCGGAACGACCGGTCATCCGCGGCACGGCCCAGAACCCCGACACCTTCTTCCAGGCCCGTGAGGCGGCCAACCCGTTCTACCTGGCCGCGCCGGTGATTGTGCAGCAGACGATGGACCGCTTGGCCGAGCTGACCGGACGGCAATATCACTTGTTCGACTACGTCGGTCACCCAGAGGCGGAACGGGTCATCGTGCTCATGGGTTCGGGCGCGGAAGTCGCCCATGAGACGGTGGAGTGGCTGACCGCGCGCGGGGAGCGCGTCGGCGTGATCAAGGTGCGGCTGTACCGGCCCTTCTCGGTGAGCGATTTCATTGGGGCGCTGCCCCCCTCGGTGCAGGCCATCGCCGTCCTGGACCGGACCAAGGAGCCCGGCGCGCCGGGCGAGCCGCTGTACCAGGACGTGCTCACCGCCCTCGGCGAGGCCATGGCCGACGGCGGGGCGCTTCCCCGGATGCCGCGGGTCATCGGCGGCCGCTACGGCCTGTCCAGCAAGGAGTTCACCCCGGCGATGGTCAAGGCCGTCTTCGACCAGCTGGCCTGCCCGCAACCCAAGAACCACTTCACCGTGGGGATCGTGGACGACGTGACCGGGACGTCGCTGCCCTATGACCGGGAGTTCTCCATCGAACCCGACGACGTCACGCGTTGCGTCTTCTACGGCCTGGGGGCCGACGGGACGGTCGGGGCCAACAAGAACTCGATCAAGATTATCGGCGAGGAGACCCCCTATTACGCTCAGGGCTACTTTGTCTACGACTCGAAGAAGGCGGGTGCGGTCACGGTCTCGCACCTCCGCTTCGGGCCGCGCCCGATCCGCAGCAGCTATCTGATCGCGCAGGCCAACTTCGTGGCCTGCCACCAGTGGGTGTTCATGGACCGCATCCCCGTGCTGGAGACAGCCGCGCCGGGGGCGGTGTTCCTCCTGAACGCGCCCTACGGACCGGACGAGGTCTTCGACCACCTGGCCCGGGAGGTGCAGGAGGAGATCATCCGCAAGCGCCTGCGCGTCTACGTGATCGACGCGGCGGCCGTGGCGAAGCAGACCGGGATGGGCGGCCGCATCAACTCCATCATGCAGACGGCTTTCTTCGCCATCTCCGGCGTGCTGCCGCGCGAAGAAGCCATCGCCAAGATCAAGGACGCGATCCGCAAGACCTATGGCCGCAAGGGCGAGGACGTCGTGCGGGCCAACTTCGAGGCGGTGGACGCCACGCTGGCCAACCTGCACGAGGTGCCGGTCCCCGGCGCCCCGACGTCCACTCGGACGCTCCCGCCGATCGTCAGCGCGGAGGCGCCGGACTTCGTCCAGCGGGTCACGGCCGTGATGATCGCCCGAAAGGGCGACCTGTTGCCGGTCAGCGCCTTCCCGCCGGATGGCACCTGGCCCACGGCCACCAGCCGGTGGGAGAAGCGCAACATCGCCGATCAGATCCCGGTGTGGGATCCGCAGCTTTGCATCCAGTGCAACAAGTGCACCCTGATCTGCCCCCATGCTGCGATTCGGGCGAAGGTGGTGGAGCCGGCCCTGCTGGCCGGCGCGCCTCCGACCCTGAAGTCCACGCCCTACCGCGGGCCCGAGTTCAAGGGGATGCACTACCTGCTCCAGGTGGCCCCGGAGGACTGCACGGGCTGCAGTCTCTGCGTCGAGGTCTGCCCGGTGACGGACAAGAAGGATCCCTCCCACAAGGCGATTGACATGCAGCCCCAGGCGCCGCTGCGCTTGGCCGAGGCGGAGAATTTCGCCTTCTTCATGTCGCTCCCGGATCCCGACCGCACCAAGGTGCGCTCAGACGTCAAGGGCACCCAGTTCCTCCGCCCGCTGTTCGAGTTTTCCGGGGCCTGCGCCGGCTGCGGGGAGACCCCCTATATCAAGCTGCTCACCCAGCTCTACGGCGACCGCCTGCTCATCGCCAACGCCACCGGCTGCTCCTCGATCTACGGCGGCAACCTGCCGACCACGCCCTACACCGTGGATGCCTTCGGCCGGGGCCCGGCCTGGGCCAACTCGCTGTTCGAGGACAACGCTGAGTTCGGCTTCGGATTCCGCCTGGCGGTGGACATGCAGGCGGAGCAGGCCCGTCGCCTGCTGAAGACCCTCGCCGGCCAGGTCGGCGAGCCGCTGGTGGACGCCATCCTCAACGCCGATCAGAGCACCGAGGCGGGAATTGCCGCGCAGCGGGAGCGCGTGCAGATCCTGCGCCGCCGCCTCGCCGCTCTTCCCGATCCCGAGGCCCGGCGGCTGGAACTCCTGGCCGACTTCCTGGTCCGGCGCAGCGTCTGGATCATCGGCGGCGACGGCTGGGCCTACGACATCGGCTACGGCGGGCTGGACCACGTCCTGGCCATGGGGCAGGATGTGAACATCCTGGTCCTGGACACCGAGGTCTACTCGAACACGGGAGGACAGCAGTCCAAGGCCACGCCGCTGGGGGCCGCGGCGAAGTTCGCCATCGCCGGCAAGGCCATCCCGAAGAAGGACCTGGCCCTGCTGGCCATGACCTACGGCTCGGTCTATGTGGCCCGCGTGGCCCTGGGGGCCAAGGACCTCCAGACCGTTCAGGCTTTCCGTGAGGCGGACAGCTTCCCGGGCACCTCGCTGATCATCGCCTACAGCCCGTGCATCGAGCACGGCTACGACCTGCGCCTGGGCGCGGACCATGAGAAGCTCGCTGTGGAGTCCGGCTACTGGCCGCTGCTCCGGTACGACCCGCGCCGGGCCGAGCGCGGACTGCCGCCCCTGCAGCTGGACTCGCCCCCGCCCAAGGTAGACCTGGCGGAGTTTTTGGCGCAAGAGACGCGCTTCCAGATGGTGCAGCGCGCCGATCCCGACCGGGCGCAGGCACTGCTGGAGGCGGCGCGCCGGGAGGTCCGGGCGCGCTACGCGCTCTACGAGCAGCTGGCCAAGGCCGCGCCGCCCCGTCCTGCCGAGCTGGCGGCGGCAGGAGGCAGCGGGGAAGCGTAG
- a CDS encoding CBS domain-containing protein: MLVRDRMSAPAITVEPKTSIYDALALMKERRIRRLPIVKGRRLVGIVTWTDLMRASPSPATSLTVWEIPYLLMKAPVAEVMTKTVITVDPSTTVEEAAVLMRRHKIGGMPVVEGGSVIGVITESDIFDAFIDLMGLRRGGARLTIELQDRIGALEEVVRTIRDCDVNIRSLAAYPLDGIGQVVVRVDTPYPLHLVQTLSEHGIKVTHLAPLPEAETGAA, from the coding sequence ATGCTCGTGCGCGACCGGATGTCGGCACCGGCCATCACCGTCGAGCCCAAGACCTCGATCTATGACGCGCTGGCGCTGATGAAGGAGCGGCGGATCCGCCGGCTGCCAATCGTCAAAGGGCGCCGGCTGGTCGGGATCGTCACCTGGACCGATCTCATGCGCGCCTCGCCCTCGCCGGCCACCTCGCTGACGGTCTGGGAGATCCCCTACCTCCTGATGAAGGCGCCGGTGGCCGAGGTGATGACGAAGACCGTCATCACGGTGGACCCCTCCACGACGGTCGAGGAGGCCGCGGTCCTGATGCGCCGGCACAAGATCGGCGGGATGCCGGTGGTGGAGGGCGGGAGCGTGATCGGCGTGATCACCGAGAGCGACATCTTCGACGCCTTTATCGACTTGATGGGGCTGCGCCGGGGCGGCGCCCGCCTGACCATCGAACTCCAGGATCGCATCGGCGCCCTGGAAGAGGTGGTGCGGACGATCCGCGACTGCGACGTCAACATCCGCAGCCTGGCCGCCTATCCGCTGGACGGCATCGGGCAGGTGGTCGTCCGCGTGGACACGCCGTATCCGCTGCACCTGGTGCAGACCCTGAGCGAGCACGGGATCAAGGTGACGCACCTGGCTCCGCTGCCTGAGGCGGAGACGGGCGCGGCGTAG
- a CDS encoding OsmC family protein, with protein sequence MSAWSVTTSWIGRRRFEGCSPTPAVVPMDTRPDAGGEGSAPTPMETLLIALGGCTGADVVGILEKMRAPLEGLTITVTGERAETHPKVFTRIHLRYEVRGKGLTPRQVERAVRLSQEKYCSVAAMLRPTAALTYEIVLFDRPAGRAERLAGGMGPASAPEPTFGGA encoded by the coding sequence GTGAGTGCGTGGTCCGTCACGACCAGCTGGATCGGTCGGCGGCGATTCGAGGGGTGCAGCCCGACGCCGGCCGTCGTGCCGATGGACACGCGGCCGGACGCGGGGGGAGAGGGCAGCGCTCCAACGCCCATGGAGACCCTGCTCATCGCCCTGGGCGGGTGCACCGGGGCCGATGTGGTCGGGATCCTGGAGAAGATGCGCGCGCCGCTGGAAGGGCTCACGATCACCGTCACCGGCGAGCGCGCCGAGACGCATCCCAAGGTTTTCACCAGAATCCACCTTCGCTATGAGGTGCGGGGGAAAGGGTTGACCCCCCGGCAGGTGGAACGCGCCGTCCGGCTCTCCCAGGAGAAGTACTGCTCGGTGGCCGCGATGCTCCGGCCCACGGCGGCCCTGACCTACGAGATCGTCCTCTTCGATCGCCCGGCCGGCCGGGCGGAACGTCTGGCCGGAGGAATGGGCCCGGCCTCAGCCCCGGAGCCGACTTTCGGCGGTGCTTAG
- the deoC gene encoding deoxyribose-phosphate aldolase: MDASELAARLEHAVLAPQATRQDLEAGVQVATRWKVRALVVKPCHVAEAARQLFGTGIKTVAVVGFPHGGSTTATKVAETRQAVAHGADEIDVVIDIGALRGRQTGTVFFDLRSVVEAAEGRPVKAIIETAYLTDAEKRLACRLAARAGAAYVKTSTGFAPRGATAADVALLRRILPRGMKIKAAGGIKTYADALALLQAGADVIGTSHTEAILRDAGVAVAA, encoded by the coding sequence ATGGATGCCAGCGAGCTGGCCGCCCGTCTTGAACATGCGGTGCTGGCCCCGCAGGCCACGAGGCAGGACCTGGAGGCAGGGGTGCAGGTGGCCACGCGGTGGAAGGTCCGCGCGCTGGTCGTGAAACCCTGCCACGTGGCGGAGGCGGCCCGGCAGCTCTTCGGGACCGGGATCAAGACCGTCGCCGTGGTCGGGTTCCCCCACGGAGGGAGCACGACGGCCACCAAGGTGGCGGAGACGCGGCAGGCCGTGGCCCACGGCGCCGACGAGATCGACGTGGTCATCGACATCGGGGCTCTGCGCGGGCGGCAGACGGGGACAGTTTTCTTCGACCTCCGCAGCGTGGTTGAGGCGGCGGAGGGCCGACCGGTGAAGGCCATCATCGAGACCGCCTACCTCACGGATGCGGAGAAGCGCCTGGCCTGCCGGCTCGCCGCCCGGGCCGGCGCGGCCTACGTGAAGACCAGCACGGGGTTCGCGCCCAGGGGCGCCACCGCCGCCGACGTGGCCCTGCTGCGCCGCATCCTGCCCCGGGGAATGAAGATCAAGGCCGCGGGGGGGATCAAGACCTACGCCGATGCCCTGGCCCTGCTCCAGGCCGGCGCGGACGTCATCGGGACGAGTCACACCGAGGCGATCCTGCGCGACGCCGGAGTGGCGGTGGCGGCCTGA